From the genome of Medicago truncatula cultivar Jemalong A17 chromosome 2, MtrunA17r5.0-ANR, whole genome shotgun sequence:
AAACCACATAATTTAATTAGGCAAAATGAATTGATAGATATAGATAGTTAgttatgaattaattaattgcCTAATTAGTTCATCAATTCACAAGAtccatttagaaagaaaaataaaaatcccaCCTATAAATATTGCACCTTACCTCTCATTATTCATCAACCACACACAATTAattgttgaaataaaaaatttcaacattaTTTACAAAATGGGTTTAAAGGGTGTAGGATCCATTTTCATTCTCTTCCTTCATCTCATTTTTGTCTCTACTCTTGTCTCTGCCAAATCAGCTCCTAGGaggccaccaccaccaccacaagtGACATGTTCTTCCACACCACCACCTGTGGTCGCTCCTTCAACACCCCCTTCCACACCACCAATTACGGTAGCTCCTTCGACATCACCAGTTGCGGTTGATCCAACGACACTACCACCTTCAACACCTCCATCCACACCACCTACTTCTACACCACCAAATGTGGTAGCTCCCTCCACACCACCTCCTTCGACACCTCCTTTCACTACACCACCTACGGTCGCTCCTTCCACACCACCACTTGTTCATGCTCCATCAACACCACCGCCTTCAACACCTCCTTCCACGCCACCAACCGCGATAGCTCCTTCGACACCACAAGTTGTGATTGATCCTACAACACTACCACCTTCAACAACTCATTCCACACCACCATCTGTTGATGCTCCTTCATCACCCCCTTCTACACCACCAACTACGGTAGCTCCTTCGACACCACCATCTTTGGTTGATCCTACGACACCACCACCTTCAACACCTCCTTCAACACCACCACCCGTTCATGATCCTTCAACACCCCCTTCCACACCACCAATTGCGGTAGCTCCTTCGACACCACCATCCGTGGTTAATCCTACGATACCACCACCTTCAACACCTCCTACCACACCACCACCAAATCCTAGGACACCTCCTACAAATCCTAGGACACCTCCTACAAATCCTAGGACACCTCCTACCACACCACCACCAAATCCTAGGACACCTCCTACCACACCACCAACAAATCCTAGGACACCTCCGAAAAATCCTATGACACCTCCTACCATACCACCACCAAATCCTAGGACACCTCCTACCACACTACCACCAAATCCTAGGACACCTCCTACCACACCACCAGCAAACCCTAGGACACCTCCTACCAGACCACCGACAAACCCCAGAACACCTCCTACCACATCACCACCAAATCCTAGGACACCTCCGACAAATCCTATGACACCTCCTACCACACCACCAGCAAACCCTAGGACACCTCCTACCACACCACCGACAAACCCGAGGACACCTCCTACCACACCACCGACAAATCCCAGGACACCTCCTACCACACCACCACCAAATCCTAGGACACCTCCGACAAATCCTATGAAACCTCCTACCACACCACCACCAAATCCTATGACACCTCCTTCGACACCACCACCAAATCCTAGGACACCTCCTACCACACCATCACCAAATCCTAGGACACCTCCTACAAATCCTACCACACCACCAACAAACCCTAGGACACCTCCTACCACACCACCGACAAATCCTAGGACACCTCCTACCATACCACCACCAATTCCTAGGACACCTCCTACCACACCACCACCAAATCCTAGGACACCACCGACAAATCCTAGGACACCTCCTACCACACCACCACCAAATCCTAGGACACCTCCTTCGACACCACCACCAATTCCTAGGACACCTCCTTTTACACCACCACCAATTCCTAGGACTCCTCCTACTACACCACCATCAATTCCAACAACACCGCCGCGTAATTGTCCACTTTTAAGCTTGAATGTTTGTGCCAACCTATTGAATAAATTCGTGATTAACCCAGGATCCAATCCTTGTTGTAGCCTCATCAGCGGCCTTGTTGATTTAGACGCTTCTGTGTGTCTTTGCACTGCACTTAAAGCTAATGTCTTAGGAATAATCCGTCCTGAGATCAATGTTGACTTGGAAGTCATCTTGAACCGTTGTGGGCGTAAGGCCACTAATTACATATGTAGACGTTAAGAATATAACATGTATGAGCAATGGCCAATGCATGCCATTGCCAATGGATGATTCCTGTTATACTATATTAACTAATTATGTACCAATAAATTAATTACGTCCATTATAATAGTACTAAACTATAAAATTCCAGTGATCTTGTTCTTAATTGTGATTGGAAGCCTCTGCATTTGTTGAATTTTGGGAGCCAAAGTTGCTTAGCAAATGTCTTTTCTTTATACCTAGTTTATGAAATTGCATGCGTTAGTTTTATATtacttataattaatttgtattaaCATAATCACCAAtattgcttaattttttttttaatctaagaAATCTCACATGTTGATgcttgaaaaattaaaatgtttataaGTGATAGAAAGTTTGAGTCCTCTAGAAGCTTAACTTCTGATAAACAAATTACTTATCCTTTGATAAAGCTTTCCCTCCAAAATTGTCTAATTTAAATAAAGTTACATTTGGCAAAAGGTATACGAGGTACGAAGTAACATGCAATATTCAGTTCTATTCTCAACAAAAATACAGTTGCAAGgtgatgaaaaaattaataagtgcTATTTATACATATGTATTGGGATTATGGGATATATATTGTAATATCCCCTAAAATATAAGATTTGGTACCATGACTCTGCTAGGAGATATAATGGTAGTAGATATCAAAATAATTAGCTACCATTTGActgaaattagtttttttttttttttttttaagggattgaaattagttttattttcatttttttatgtttaaataaatttcgagtaaatagacaattacccccctgaaattgtaagtttcgtcaattatcccctgaaattaacaaaacttcaattaccccctgaaattgcacaatgttaatcaatttacctcctccatcaaatttttctgttagtcaacatcaCGTATTGCAAATATCCCCCTGAatttttgcacttatgtgcaaaatgcactctgaacttaaaaatttgtatatttttcttcttatacttgactcaaaagatattaaaggcaagcAAGGAAGCTTGAGAAATGCATTTAGGATTCAAGGAAGAGTTTAAAGAGTTACTTGACGAAGAGTACTATGGTAAAGGAGGATTACCAAAAGtgtttattgaaaagaaatacGTTGGTGGAGTTGAGAAAATTCAGAAACTTCATGATGACAAGAAGCTTGAGAAATTGCTTGATTTTTGTGAAAGGATTGATGACATTGAAGGATGTCAGGCTTGTGCTGATAtaaagtttgttccttatgAAACATGTTATGGAAGTTGTAAAATCTACTATGAAGGTgattatgaagaagatgataattGCGAGGTTGGTGGGTGAGTGTGGATTCCAAAGGTGTTCTCATTGCCGCCTATAATATGTTTCATGTGTTGTTTCTAGttccatatttcattttgacatttaacaatgaaaatggcctaagttaattgttaattgtttgcctttaatatcttttgagtcaatgataagaaaaaaatataaaagaaaattaagttcgggaggcattttgcacataagtgcaaaacttcaggggtaTTTACAAAACATCATATTGACTAACAAAATAATTTGACGGAGATGGTAAATTGATTAGCGTTGTAATTtcaggggtaattgaagttttgttaatttcagaaacAAAATTTCAGGGTATTTACTCAATAAATTTCTAAAACACATTCactctaaaaaaacaaacacgTTCCCTTTCAAACCTACATCCGTCGCTGTCGCACACGCCAATTTGTCATAGAAATTTAAGATGTTCAATCCGGCGAAGAACCTTGATCGATCTACATCTCCACGGGGAGAGCCTCAAATTCTCGTTGATGCTCAGTCCGAAAAGTTTATCAGAACCTTACATTTCGATTCAtgcaatttttctctctccaataCAAGCAAATTTCGAATATGCGTTTCTTCAGTAAGAACCCTACTTTTTGTACTTTCACCTCAATTTCATCTTCT
Proteins encoded in this window:
- the LOC11412081 gene encoding proline-rich extensin-like protein EPR1 isoform X1, with the translated sequence MGLKGVGSIFILFLHLIFVSTLVSAKSAPRRPPPPPQVTCSSTPPPVVAPSTPPSTPPITVAPSTSPVAVDPTTLPPSTPPSTPPTSTPPNVVAPSTPPPSTPPFTTPPTVAPSTPPLVHAPSTPPPSTPPSTPPTAIAPSTPQVVIDPTTLPPSTTHSTPPSVDAPSSPPSTPPTTVAPSTPPSLVDPTTPPPSTPPSTPPPVHDPSTPPSTPPIAVAPSTPPSVVNPTIPPPSTPPTTPPPNPRTPPTNPRTPPTNPRTPPTTPPPNPRTPPTTPPTNPRTPPKNPMTPPTIPPPNPRTPPTTLPPNPRTPPTTPPANPRTPPTRPPTNPRTPPTTSPPNPRTPPTNPMTPPTTPPANPRTPPTTPPTNPRTPPTTPPTNPRTPPTTPPPNPRTPPTNPMKPPTTPPPNPMTPPSTPPPNPRTPPTTPSPNPRTPPTNPTTPPTNPRTPPTTPPTNPRTPPTIPPPIPRTPPTTPPPNPRTPPTNPRTPPTTPPPNPRTPPSTPPPIPRTPPFTPPPIPRTPPTTPPSIPTTPPRNCPLLSLNVCANLLNKFVINPGSNPCCSLISGLVDLDASVCLCTALKANVLGIIRPEINVDLEVILNRCGRKATNYICRR
- the LOC11412081 gene encoding vegetative cell wall protein gp1 isoform X2, whose translation is MGLKGVGSIFILFLHLIFVSTLVSAKSAPRRPPPPPQVTCSSTPPPVVAPSTPPSTPPITVAPSTSPVAVDPTTLPPSTPPSTPPTSTPPNVVAPSTPPPSTPPFTTPPTVAPSTPPLVHAPSTPPPSTPPSTPPTAIAPSTPQVVIDPTTLPPSTTHSTPPSVDAPSSPPSTPPTTVAPSTPPSLVDPTTPPPSTPPSTPPPVHDPSTPPSTPPIAVAPSTPPSVVNPTIPPPSTPPTTPPPNPRTPPTNPRTPPTNPRTPPTTPPPNPRTPPTTPPTNPRTPPKNPMTPPTIPPPNPRTPPTTLPPNPRTPPTTPPANPRTPPTRPPTNPRTPPTTSPPNPRTPPTNPMTPPTTPPPNPRTPPTNPRTPPTTPPPNPRTPPSTPPPIPRTPPFTPPPIPRTPPTTPPSIPTTPPRNCPLLSLNVCANLLNKFVINPGSNPCCSLISGLVDLDASVCLCTALKANVLGIIRPEINVDLEVILNRCGRKATNYICRR